A part of Propioniciclava coleopterorum genomic DNA contains:
- a CDS encoding homoserine dehydrogenase — translation MTIGDAPVRVALLGCGVVGSQVARILVEQADDLKARVGRPLELVGIGVRTPGPRPGIDEALLTTDVEALVRREDVDVVIELIGGIEPALTLILAAIETGKSVVTANKALLAQHGAEVFGAARASDVDVYYEASVAGAIPIIRPLRESLVGDAITSVLGIVNGTTNYILDQMHTHGSSFADALAEAQSLGYAEADPTADVEGHDAAAKAAILASLAFHTRVNLTDVDCEGITGISTGDIAAAERLGCVVKLLARCSVSADGTVAVGVHPTMVPVEHPLAGIRGAYNAVFVESVNAGRLMFMGPGAGGSPTASAVLGDVVTAARNRVRGVSGPGESAYSTPGITDPGRVESRFYLSITVRDEPGVLARVAEAMARHDVSIAAVRQEQLGDGGYARIGVTTHEAPYASVRDVVSLLTATNDVHGDVRLLRVEGA, via the coding sequence ATGACGATCGGGGACGCCCCCGTGCGCGTGGCGCTGCTGGGTTGCGGCGTGGTGGGCTCGCAGGTGGCCCGCATCCTGGTGGAGCAGGCCGACGACCTGAAGGCGCGGGTCGGGCGCCCGCTGGAGCTGGTGGGCATCGGCGTCCGGACGCCGGGGCCGCGGCCCGGCATCGACGAGGCCCTGCTGACCACCGACGTCGAGGCGCTGGTGCGCCGCGAGGACGTCGACGTGGTCATCGAGCTGATCGGCGGCATCGAGCCCGCCCTCACCCTCATCCTCGCCGCGATCGAGACCGGCAAGTCGGTGGTGACCGCCAACAAGGCGCTGCTCGCCCAGCACGGCGCCGAGGTGTTCGGCGCGGCCCGCGCCTCCGACGTGGACGTCTACTACGAGGCGTCCGTGGCGGGCGCCATCCCGATCATCCGGCCGCTGCGCGAGTCGCTGGTGGGCGACGCGATCACCAGCGTGCTGGGCATCGTGAACGGCACCACCAACTACATCCTCGACCAGATGCACACCCACGGCTCCTCGTTCGCGGACGCCCTCGCCGAGGCCCAGTCGCTGGGCTACGCCGAGGCCGACCCGACCGCGGACGTCGAGGGGCACGACGCCGCCGCGAAGGCGGCGATCCTGGCGTCGCTGGCCTTCCACACCCGCGTCAACCTCACCGACGTCGACTGCGAGGGCATCACCGGCATCTCGACCGGCGACATCGCCGCCGCCGAGCGGCTCGGCTGCGTCGTGAAGCTGCTGGCGCGCTGCTCGGTGTCGGCCGACGGCACGGTGGCGGTCGGCGTCCACCCGACGATGGTGCCGGTCGAGCACCCGCTGGCCGGCATCCGCGGCGCCTACAACGCGGTCTTCGTCGAGTCGGTCAACGCCGGCCGGCTGATGTTCATGGGCCCCGGCGCCGGCGGCTCGCCGACGGCCTCGGCCGTGCTCGGCGACGTCGTCACGGCGGCCCGCAACCGCGTCCGCGGCGTCTCGGGTCCCGGCGAGTCCGCGTACAGCACCCCCGGCATCACCGATCCCGGCCGCGTCGAGTCCCGGTTCTACCTCTCGATCACCGTCCGCGACGAGCCCGGCGTGCTGGCCCGGGTGGCCGAGGCGATGGCCCGCCACGACGTCTCGATCGCCGCGGTGCGCCAGGAGCAACTCGGCGACGGCGGCTACGCCCGCATCGGCGTCACCACGCACGAGGCGCCGTACGCCTCGGTGCGCGACGTCGTCTCGCTGCTGACCGCGACCAACGACGTCCACGGCGACGTGCGCCTGCTGCGCGTGGAAGGAGCCTGA
- the thrH gene encoding bifunctional phosphoserine phosphatase/homoserine phosphotransferase ThrH — protein sequence MLLACLDLEGVLVPEIWIGVAERTGLDELRLTTRDIADYDELMTHRLAVLDAHGITLSQIQDVIAGLTPLPGAAAFLDWLRERFQVVILSDTFYQFAMPLMAQLGHPTLLCHDLEITDDRITGYRLRQSDQKTKAVAAFQSLNLSVVAAGDSYNDTGMLAQAQAGILFNPPANVIEEFPQFPVTRDYDEMRAAFEEARLRVG from the coding sequence ATGCTGCTGGCCTGCCTCGACCTCGAGGGCGTGCTGGTCCCCGAGATCTGGATCGGCGTCGCGGAGCGCACCGGGCTGGACGAGCTCCGGCTCACCACGCGCGACATCGCCGACTACGACGAGCTCATGACGCACCGGCTGGCGGTGCTGGACGCCCACGGCATCACGCTGTCGCAGATCCAGGACGTGATCGCGGGGCTGACCCCGCTGCCCGGGGCCGCCGCGTTCCTCGACTGGCTGCGCGAGCGCTTCCAGGTCGTCATCCTCTCCGACACCTTCTACCAGTTCGCGATGCCGCTGATGGCCCAGCTGGGGCACCCGACGCTGCTGTGCCACGACCTGGAGATCACCGACGACAGGATCACCGGCTACCGGCTGCGCCAGAGCGACCAGAAGACCAAGGCGGTGGCGGCGTTCCAGTCGCTCAACCTGTCCGTGGTCGCGGCGGGGGACTCCTACAACGACACGGGCATGCTCGCCCAGGCGCAGGCCGGCATCCTGTTCAACCCGCCGGCCAACGTCATCGAGGAGTTCCCGCAGTTCCCGGTGACCCGCGACTACGACGAGATGCGCGCGGCGTTCGAGGAGGCCCGGCTCCGTGTCGGCTAG